A DNA window from Zingiber officinale cultivar Zhangliang chromosome 3A, Zo_v1.1, whole genome shotgun sequence contains the following coding sequences:
- the LOC122052944 gene encoding 14-3-3-like protein F isoform X1 has product MLPSTKTFKAYNQTPINYTRSLFPSSAFLFPLASKKKDLSILSGEAMAATREQYLYMAKLAEQTHRYENMMDYMEKVALAATVEEELTVEERSLLSAAYKNVIDALRKSLGTISSIEQSQENQGNSNRLTAIQSFRVRIETEFSSTCGRILDFIETTLIPKSPSNASKVMYLKMKGDYYRYLAEVKINGHEQHKDIVEKALSAYEIAQEAARAEFPPTHPLRLGVALNFSVFYYKILYSPEKAHSIAKQAYDEADLEQDTLQDDSFKESAEIMKRLHGNLDIWTSDMEEGETEQDQ; this is encoded by the exons ATGTTACCTTCCACTAAAACGTTTAAAGCTTACAATCAAACTCCTATAAATTACACGCGTAGCCTCTTTCCTTCCTCAGCTTTTCTCTTTCCCCTTGCTTCCAAGAagaaggatctttcaattctctCCGGCGAGGCGATGGCGGCAACGAGGGAGCAGTACTTGTACATGGCCAAGTTGGCGGAGCAAACGCATCGGTACGAGAATATGATGGATTATATGGAGAAGGTCGCTTTGGCGGCGACGGTGGAGGAGGAGCTCACGGTGGAGGAGCGCAGCCTCCTTTCGGCGGCTTACAAGAACGTCATCGACGCCCTTCGCAAGTCCTTGGGTACCATCTCATCAATCGAGCAGAGTCAGGAGAACCAAGGCAACAGCAACCGTCTCACCGCCATCCAAAGCTTTCGCGTACGAATCGAGACCGAGTTTTCATCAACCTGCGGACGCATCCTCGACTTCATCGAGACCACCCTCATACCGAAATCTCCCAGCAATGCCTCCAAGGTTATGTACCTTAAGATGAAGGGCGATTACTACCGCTACCTGGCTGAGGTCAAGATTAATGGGCATGAACAGCACAAGGACATCGTCGAGAAAGCTTTATCTGCCTACGAGATCGCTCAG GAAGCTGCTCGGGCAGAATTCCCACCTACACATCCACTTCGGCTTGGCGTGGCACTAAATTTCTCGGTGTTCTACTACAAGATTCTATATTCTCCAGAAAAGGCTCATAGTATAGCCAAGCAG GCCTATGATGAAGCAGATTTAGAGCAGGATACACTTCAAGATGATTCGTTCAAGGAGAGCGCTGAGATTATGAAGCGTCTGCATGGAAACCTCGACATATGGACATCAGACATGGAG GAGGGGGAGACTGAACAAGATCAGTGA
- the LOC122052944 gene encoding 14-3-3-like protein GF14 omega isoform X2, translating to MAATREQYLYMAKLAEQTHRYENMMDYMEKVALAATVEEELTVEERSLLSAAYKNVIDALRKSLGTISSIEQSQENQGNSNRLTAIQSFRVRIETEFSSTCGRILDFIETTLIPKSPSNASKVMYLKMKGDYYRYLAEVKINGHEQHKDIVEKALSAYEIAQEAARAEFPPTHPLRLGVALNFSVFYYKILYSPEKAHSIAKQAYDEADLEQDTLQDDSFKESAEIMKRLHGNLDIWTSDMEEGETEQDQ from the exons ATGGCGGCAACGAGGGAGCAGTACTTGTACATGGCCAAGTTGGCGGAGCAAACGCATCGGTACGAGAATATGATGGATTATATGGAGAAGGTCGCTTTGGCGGCGACGGTGGAGGAGGAGCTCACGGTGGAGGAGCGCAGCCTCCTTTCGGCGGCTTACAAGAACGTCATCGACGCCCTTCGCAAGTCCTTGGGTACCATCTCATCAATCGAGCAGAGTCAGGAGAACCAAGGCAACAGCAACCGTCTCACCGCCATCCAAAGCTTTCGCGTACGAATCGAGACCGAGTTTTCATCAACCTGCGGACGCATCCTCGACTTCATCGAGACCACCCTCATACCGAAATCTCCCAGCAATGCCTCCAAGGTTATGTACCTTAAGATGAAGGGCGATTACTACCGCTACCTGGCTGAGGTCAAGATTAATGGGCATGAACAGCACAAGGACATCGTCGAGAAAGCTTTATCTGCCTACGAGATCGCTCAG GAAGCTGCTCGGGCAGAATTCCCACCTACACATCCACTTCGGCTTGGCGTGGCACTAAATTTCTCGGTGTTCTACTACAAGATTCTATATTCTCCAGAAAAGGCTCATAGTATAGCCAAGCAG GCCTATGATGAAGCAGATTTAGAGCAGGATACACTTCAAGATGATTCGTTCAAGGAGAGCGCTGAGATTATGAAGCGTCTGCATGGAAACCTCGACATATGGACATCAGACATGGAG GAGGGGGAGACTGAACAAGATCAGTGA
- the LOC122052946 gene encoding small heat shock protein, chloroplastic-like, translated as MASFMALRNGVASKLVKKLPVSRPVPAPLAAATATRFFNTSALHQVDGDDRAFERPSDSGHRSDFPSFRDVFDPFNSTRSLNQLLNLMNQIQMLDNVPFFSAPAGQRDASRGFRRGWDVREDEDALHLRVDMPGLGKEHVRVWSEQNTLVIQGDGENEKVGEEEASGRKYSSRIVLPPESFKMDQIKAEMKNGVLKVVVPKLKQEEGKDVFQVKFACGQSKIVSHKPLLLNCKLKSQEPLEACRIWCLLDYQFFMRTNPLLHKHFRWIA; from the exons ATGGCCAGCTTCATGGCTCTCAGAAATGGTGTAGCTTCCAAACTCGTGAAGAAGCTACCAGTTAGCCGCCCCGTGCCCGCCCCCTTGGCTGCTGCTACCGCTACTCGCTTCTTCAACACTAGCGCTCTACATCAGGTCGATGGAGACGATCGTGCCTTCGAACGCCCCTCCGACTCCGGCCACCGCTCTGATTTCCCCTCCTTCCGAG ATGTGTTTGATCCGTTCAACTCGACGCGGAGCCTCAACCAACTACTGAACCTGATGAATCAGATCCAGATGCTAGACAACGTCCCGTTCTTTTCTGCTCCGGCAGGGCAGAGGGATGCCTCTCGCGGGTTTCGCCGTGGGTGGGATGTGAGGGAGGACGAAGATGCTCTGCACCTGCGAGTGGACATGCCGGGGCTTGGGAAGGAGCATGTGAGGGTGTGGAGTGAGCAGAACACCCTGGTGATCCAGGGCGACGGAGAAAACGAAAAGGTAGGGGAAGAGGAGGCGTCCGGGCGGAAGTACAGCAGCCGCATCGTTCTGCCGCCGGAGTCTTTTAAGATGGATCAGATCAAGGCGGAGATGAAGAACGGCGTGCTCAAGGTGGTGGTGCCCAAGTTGAAGCAGGAGGAGGGGAAGGACGTTTTCCAAGTGAAG TTTGCATGCGGACAAAGTAAAATCGTCTCTCATAAACCATTGCTGCTTAATTGTAAACTGAAATCTCAAGAGCCATTGGAAGCTTGCAGAATCTGGTGTTTGCTTGACTACCAGTTTTTCATGCGGACAAA TCCTCTATTACACAAACATTTTAGGTGGATCGCATAA
- the LOC122052948 gene encoding nodulin-26-like: MACLPLYNSKAIHSSEAYSTPSSSIMTSNAEEVKQHSDDGLQSTPSKLQKAAAEFIGTYILIFIGCGSAFVALNLSDIGLLGVAFTWGVVITALVYTFGHISGAHFNPAVTIAVAVAGKLPWIIVPLYMVAQVFGSVLASFTLKWLFYGNPAEVMLTLPSHGTNNLKVIAWEITLTFILMLVISGAAADGRAVKELSGVAVGAAVFVDVLIAGKVTGASMNPARSLGPAIAVQKFDRFWLYVVAPVIGAIAGSTLYSFLSVAENSHNGKSAKRNTEKRINSNIIC, encoded by the exons ATGGCTTGTCTGCCCTTGTATAACTCCAAG GCGATTCATTCTTCTGAAGCTTATTCAACACCTTCCTCATCAATTATGACTTCAAATGCAGAGGAAGTAAAACAGCATTCTGATGATGGGCTTCAGAGCACGCCATCAAAATTACAGAAg GCTGCAGCTGAGTTCATTGGCACATACATCTTAATCTTTATAGGTTGTGGATCAGCCTTTGTCGCCCTGAACCTAAGTGACATTGGTTTACTTGGCGTAGCCTTCACTTGGGGTGTAGTTATAACAGCCTTGGTCTACACATTTGGCCACATCTCCGGTGCACATTTCAATCCTGCAGTGACCATTGCTGTTGCGGTTGCTGGCAAACTCCCCTGGATTATT GTTCCACTCTACATGGTGGCTCAGGTGTTTGGATCAGTCCTTGCTAGCTTCACACTAAAATGGTTATTTTATGGAAATCCAGCAGAAGTCATGCTCACTCTTCCTTCCCACGGCACAAACAATCTGAAAGTTATTGCATGGGAGATCACCCTCACATTCATCTTAATGCTTGTTATCAGTGGTGCTGCTGCTGATGGCAGAGCG GTCAAGGAGCTCTCAGGAGTTGCAGTGGGAGCTGCAGTCTTTGTTGACGTTCTCATAGCTGG CAAAGTGACTGGTGCTTCCATGAACCCGGCAAGAAGCTTAGGACCTGCAATTGCAGTGCAGAAGTTCGATAGGTTCTGGCTATATGTAGTTGCACCGGTGATCGGTGCAATTGCTGGATCAACCTTGTATAGCTTCCTCAGCGTGGCAGAAAATTCTCATAATGGGAAGAGTGCAAAAAGAAATACTGAAAAGAGGATAAATTCCAATATAATCTGCTAA
- the LOC122052947 gene encoding protein CELLULOSE SYNTHASE INTERACTIVE 1-like, producing the protein MERNMDAKVHDLEPPSSNSVVRTGSRDRSGMEDPDGTVSSVAQCIEQLRRSSTTVQEKENSLKGLLDLIENNDNSFGVVASHSQAVPALVALLRSGSLEIKVLAASVLGSLCKEEDLRIKVLLGGCIPPLLALLKSSSVNGQTEAAKTIYAVSQGGTRDHVGSKIFSTERVVPVLWDQLKNFPRNGTVVDGLLTGALKNLSRTTEGFWSSTIESGGVDILIEVVASGQSSTLANACHLLGCLIMEEASVCSQLLAAELTKKLLKFLGPNNESSVRAEAAGALKSLSAQCKEARHVIVNLNGIPALINATIAPSKEFMQGESAQALQENAMCALANISGGLSSVISSLGESLESCSSPAQIADTLGALASALMIYDSNADSAMASDPFSIEKILVKQFKSKVPLLVQERAIEALASLYSNTILSNTLTNSEAKRLLVGLITMTTNDAKDELVKSLLALCNKDCSLWHALLGREGVQLLISLLGLSSEQQQECSVALLCLLSNENDESKWAITAAGGIPPLVQILETGSSKAKEDSATILGNLCNHSEDIRACVESADAVPALLWLLKNGSDNGKEIASRTLNHLIHKSDTSTISQLSALLTSDQPESKVYVLEALRSLLSVAPLSDILREGSAANGAIETMIKILSSSKEETRAKSALTLASLFHCRKDLRETAVAVKSFWSLMKLLNVEEEKILMAASSCLAAIFLSIKKNKEIGAIAKETYAPLVLLANSSILDVAEQATRALANLLLDYEISVQAVPEEIISPATRVLQHGTMDGKTHAAAAVARLLHVRSIDKTLADTFNHAGTVLALASLLESATIEDAATSEALDALLMLSRSKGLAEHEHVKPPWAILAEYPHTIVPLVSCIANGTPLLQDKAVEILSRLCHDQHSVLGGIVCESSGCVSSLARQVIESNNFKVKIGGSALLICAAKEQSQKLMETLSEQRLCSNLIQSLVGILRSPDSFADERNGYKNMDISIYRQSKGQWRNGESECSTSVISAKMVPIWLLSMLASCDSGIRTTIMEAGAVEIITNLISHYPFLNVQSGSGEDNTAWASALLLALLFQDREIIRSDATMHSIPILASLLRSEDSVNRYFAAQALTSLVCNGSRGTLLAVANSGAAVGFISLLGCADSDIADLLELADEFFLVQNPDQIALEKLFRVDDVRNGATSRKAIPLLVDLLKPIPDRPGAPFLALGLLTQLAVDCPSNKQLMVESGILEAVTKYLSLGPQDATEEAATDLLGILFSSAEARKHESAIGAVNQLVAVLRLGGRNSRYSAAKALESLFLAEHIRNGETARQAVQPLVEILSTGSEREQHAAIASLVRLLCDNPSRALAVADVEMNAVDVLCRILSSNCSMELKGNSAELCCVLFGNTRIRSTVAAARCVEPLLSLLVSEFSPSHHSVVRALDKLLDDDQLADLVAAHGAVVPLVSLLFGKNYDLHETIARTLVKLGRDRPGCKLEMVNSGIIESLLSILDEAPDFLCVALAELLRILTNNSSIAKGPSAAKVVEPLFSLLTRPEIGPDGQHSVLQVLVNILEHPECRADYHLTPQQALEPVVALLDSPTQAVQQLAAELLSNLLLNEQLQRDVVSEQAIGPLVQLLGSGVPVIQQRAIKALVNIVLVWPNTIAKEGGVYELSKVILQVDPPLPHAIWESAANILSSVLQYSTEFFLEVPVAVLVQLLHSETESTVVGALNALLVLESDDSTSAEAMAGSGAIEALLELLRNHQCEETAARLLETLLNNIKIRDSKAAKSAISPLSMYLLDPQTQSQQGRLLAALSLGDLFQNEGLARSADAVSACRALVNLLEDQPSEETKVVALCALQNLVVCSRSNKRAVAESGGVQVVLDLINSGNPDTSVQAAMFVKLLFSNHTIQEYASSETVRAITAAIEKDLWASGSVNEEYLKSLTALLSNFPRLRASEPATLSIPHLVTSLKTGSEAAQEAALDSLFLLRQAWSACPTEVFKAQSVAASEAIPLLQFLIQSGPPRFQEKAELLLQCLPGTLTVTIKRGSNLKQSVGNPSVFCKLTLGNNPPRLTKVVSTGPTPEWDEAFAWAFDSPPKGQKLHISCKNKSKLGKSSFGKVTIQIDRVVMLGTVSGEYTLLPESKSGPRNLEIEFQWSNK; encoded by the exons ATG GAAAGAAATATGGATGCTAAAGTTCATGATTTGGAGCCACCATCATCAAACTCAGTAGTGAGAACGGGTTCAAG GGATCGGAGTGGCATGGAGGACCCAGATGGAACAGTTTCAAGTGTTGCTCAGTGCATAGAGCAGTTGAGACGGAGTTCTACGACTGTTCAAGAGAAAGAGAATTCTTTAAAAGGACTACTAGACCTTATTGAAAATAATGATAATTCTTTTGGAGTTGTTGCATCACATTCCCAGGCAGTTCCAGCACTTGTTGCTCTTCTAAGGTCAGGTTCATTAGAAATCAAGGTTTTGGCAGCCTCTGTTTTGGGATCCCTTTGCAAGGAGGAAGACTTAAGGATAAAAGTATTACTTGGTGGGTGCATTCCTCCACTCCTTGCACTCCTAAAATCCAGCTCAGTCAATGGACAAACTGAAGCTGCAAAAACAATTTATGCTGTTTCCCAAGGTGGGACAAGGGACCATGTTGGATCAAAAATTTTCTCAACCGAAAGAGTTGTTCCTGTCCTATGGGATCAACTGAAAAATTTTCCTAGGAATGGAACTGTGGTCGATGGTTTGCTTACTGGAGCATTAAAGAACTTATCCAGGACAACTGAAGGATTTTGGTCATCGACTATAGAATCCGGAGGTGTGGATATACTTATAGAAGTGGTTGCTTCTGGCCAGTCAAGTACCCTTGCAAATGCCTGTCATCTTCTAGGATGCCTAATAATGGAAGAGGCATCAGTTTGTTCCCAACTCCTGGCTGCAGAATTGACGAAGAAACTCCTAAAATTTCTTGGGCCCAATAATGAATCTTCTGTGAGAGCTGAGGCTGCTGGGGCACTCAAATCTCTGTCTGCTCAGTGCAAAGAGGCCAGACACGTAATTGTCAATTTGAATGGTATCCCTGCTTTAATAAATGCTACTATAGCTCCGTCAAAAGAATTTATGCAAGGAGAATCTGCTCAAGCATTGCAGGAAAATGCAATGTGTGCATTGGCAAATATATCTGGTGGATTGTCATCTGTCATTTCCAGTCTGGGTGAGAGTCTTGAATCATGCTCTTCACCAGCACAGATAGCTGACACTCTGGGAGCTTTAGCCTCAGCCCTGATGATTTATGACTCAAATGCCGACTCTGCCATGGCATCAGACCCTTTCAGTATTGAGAAGATATTGGTAAAGCAGTTTAAATCAAAGGTGCCTTTGCTTGTTCAGGAACGCGCTATAGAAGCATTGGCTAGTTTGTATAGTAATACCATTTTGTCAAATACACTCACAAATTCTGAAGCAAAACGCCTGCTTGTTGGTTTGATAACTATGACTACAAATGATGCAAAGGATGAACTTGTGAAATCTCTCCTTGCCCTCTGCAACAAAGATTGTAGTCTATGGCATGCTTTACTAGGACGTGAAGGGGTTCAGCTGTTGATCTCTCTTCTTGGCCTTTCTTCAGAGCAACAACAAGAATGTTCAGTTGCTTTACTTTGCCTGTTATCCAATGAGAATGACGAAAGTAAATGGGCCATAACTGCTGCTGGTGGAATACCACCTCTTGTTCAGATTTTAGAAACTGGATCCTCAAAAGCAAAAGAAGATTCTGCAACTATACTTGGCAACCTTTGTAACCATAGTGAAGACATAAGAGCATGTGTTGAAAGCGCTGATGCTGTTCCTGCTCTACTATGGCTGCTAAAAAATGGAAGTGATAATGGAAAAGAAATTGCTTCGAGGACATTAAACCATCTTATCCATAAATCAGATACTAGTACTATAAGTCAATTGTCTGCTTTACTAACAAGTGATCAGCCTGAGTCCAAAGTTTATGTTCTGGAGGCGCTACGAAGTTTGCTCTCTGTGGCACCTCTTAGTGACATATTGCGTGAAGGAAGTGCAGCAAATGGTGCCATTGAGACCATGATTAAAATCTTGAGCTCCTCAAAGGAAGAAACTCGTGCTAAATCAGCATTGACACTTGCATCACTGTTTCATTGCCGcaaggatttgagagaaactgcTGTTGCAGTGAAGAGTTTTTGGTCTCTCATGAAGCTACTTAATGTGGAGGAAGAAAAAATTTTGATGGCAGCTTCGTCTTGTCTTGCTGCTATCTTCCTTTCAATTAAGAAAAACAAGGAGATTGGTGCAATTGCTAAAGAAACATATGCCCCTTTGGTGCTTCTTGCCAATTCCTCTATTCTTGACGTTGCAGAACAGGCAACACGAGCTTTAGCTAACCTTCTTTTGGATTATGAAATCTCAGTACAAGCAGTTCCAGAGGAGATTATCTCACCTGCTACAAGGGTACTGCAGCATGGCACAATGGATGGAAAAACTCATGCTGCTGCAGCAGTTGCGCGTCTTCTCCATGTTCGTTCTATTGATAAAACTTTGGCTGATACTTTCAACCATGCTGGGACAGTTCTTGCACTTGCTTCTCTATTGGAATCTGCTACAATTGAAGATGCTGCTACATCAGAAGCTCTTGACGCATTGCTCATGTTGTCAAGATCAAAAGGATTAGCAGAACATGAACATGTAAAACCTCCTTGGGCTATCCTTGCTGAGTACCCTCATACTATAGTTCCTTTGGTGTCTTGCATAGCCAATGGCACACCTTTATTGCAAGATAAAGCTGTGGAAATCTTGTCAAGGCTCTGTCATGATCAGCATTCTGTACTGGGTGGTATAGTATGTGAAAGCTCGGGATGTGTGTCATCATTAGCAAGGCAAGTTATTGAATCAAATAACTTTAAGGTTAAAATCGGGGGAAGTGCTCTTCTTATTTGTGCTGCAAAAGAGCAAAGCCAAAAGCTGATGGAAACCTTAAGTGAACAGAGGTTGTGCTCTAATCTAATTCAGTCTCTTGTTGGCATACTGCGTTCTCCAGATTCCTTTGCCGATGAAAGAAATGGTTATAAAAATATGGATATAAGCATTTATAGGCAATCTAAAGGGCAATGGAGAAATGGTGAATCTGAATGCAGCACATCTGTCATTTCTGCTAAAATGGTTCCAATATGGTTACTCTCtatgcttgcttcttgtgatagTGGAATTAGAACAACAATAATGGAGGCTGGAGCAGTGGAAATTATTACAAATCTGATATCTCATTATCCCTTCTTAAATGTTCAG AGTGGTTCTGGAGAAGATAATACTGCATGGGCAAGTGCTTTGCTCTTGGCTTTGCTATTTCAAGACAGGGAAATTATACGTTCAGATGCTACGATGCATTCCATTCCAATTCTTGCAAGTTTATTAAGATCAGAAGATTCTGTAAACAGATACTTTGCTGCTCAAGCTTTGACAAGTCTGGTTTGTAATGGTAGCAGAGGAACACTGCTAGCAGTAGCTAATTCTGGAGCAGCCGTTGGGTTTATTTCTCTGCTTGGCTGTGCTGATAGTGATATAGCTGATCTTCTAGAATTGGCAGATGAGTTCTTCCTAGTGCAAAACCCAGATCAGATTGCATTGGAGAAATTGTTTAGAGTAGATGATGTAAGAAATGGTGCTACTTCTCGGAAagctatacctttgcttgtagattTACTTAAACCAATCCCAGATCGACCAGGTGCACCCTTCTTGGCACTGGGTCTTCTTACACAGCTAGCTGTAGATTGCCCATCAAATAAGCAGTTAATGGTTGAATCTGGAATTCTAGAGGCAGTCACTAAGTACCTTTCACTTGGCCCACAAGATGCAACAGAAGAAGCTGCAACAGATTTACTTGGCATTTTGTTTAGCTCTGCAGAAGCAAGAAAACATGAATCTGCTATTGGTGCAGTTAACCAACTTGTGGCTGTCTTGCGTTTGGGAGGAAGAAATTCCAGATATAGTGCAGCTAAAGCATTGGAGAGTTTATTTCTTGCTGAACACATTAGAAATGGAGAGACAGCTCGGCAAGCTGTTCAACCCCTTGTGGAGATTCTAAGCACTGGTTCAGAGAGAGAACAACATGCTGCTATAGCTTCACTAGTAAGACTACTCTGTGATAATCCATCAAGAGCCCTTGCTGTTGCTGATGTTGAGATGAATGCAGTGGATGTACTCTGTCGTATTCTTTCTTCAAATTGTTCAATGGAACTGAAGGGTAATTCTGCTGAGTTATGTTGTGTTCTCTTTGGAAATACAAGAATACGATCTACTGTAGCAGCAGCTCGTTGTGTGGAGCCTCTGTTGTCACTATTAGTTAGTGAGTTTAGTCCTTCTCATCACTCAGTTGTTAGAGCATTAGATAAACTTTTAGATGATGACCAATTGGCAGATCTTGTAGCTGCACATGGTGCTGTTGTCCCTCTTGTTAGCCTGCTATTTGGTAAAAATTATGATCTTCATGAGACCATTGCTAGAACATTGGTGAAATTAGGGAGGGACAGACCAGGTTGTAAGTTGGAAATGGTAAATTCTGGAATCATTGAAAGCCTGCTCTCCATCCTTGATGAAGCTCCAGATTTTCTTTGTGTTGCATTAGCTGAATTACTTCGTATATTGACTAATAATTCTAGCATAGCAAAGGGTCCTTCTGCAGCAAAAGTTGTGGAGCCACTTTTCTCACTGCTAACAAGGCCTGAAATTGGTCCTGATGGACAGCATAGTGTACTTCAAGTTCTTGTAAACATTTTGGAACATCCTGAATGCCGAGCTGATTATCATTTGACACCACAACAGGCTCTGGAACCAGTTGTTGCCTTGTTGGATTCACCTACTCAAGCAGTGCAACAATTAGCTGCAGAACTCTTATCAAATCTTCTACTGAATGAACAGCTACAGAGGGATGTGGTGTCAGAGCAAGCAATTGGTCCCCTTGTTCAGCTACTTGGATCAGGTGTTCCTGTTATCCAGCAGAGGGCAATTAAAGCTCTTGTTAACATTGTGTTAGTCTGGCCAAACACAATTGCAAAAGAGGGTGGTGTCTATGAGTTGTCCAAAGTAATTTTGCAGGTTGACCCTCCATTGCCGCATGCAATATGGGAATCTGCTGCTAACATTTTGTCAAGCGTCTTGCAGTATAGTACTGAATTTTTTCTGGAAGTACCTGTGGCTGTCCTGGTGCAACTGCTTCACTCCGAAACAGAAAGTACAGTTGTTGGCGCATTAAATGCACTCCTTGTCTTAGAAAGTGATGACTCAACCAGTGCAGAAGCAATGGCTGGAAGTGGTGCTATAGAGGCACTGTTGGAACTTCTTAGGAATCATCAGTGTGAGGAAACAGCAGCAAGACTACTGGAAACATTGTTGAACAACATAAAAATCAGAGATTCAAAAGCTGCTAAATCTGCTATATCACCATTGTCAATGTACCTTCTAGATCCACAAACACAATCACAGCAGGGGAGGTTGCTTGCAGCACTTTCTTTGGGTGATCTTTTTCAAAATGAAGGTCTTGCTCGAAGTGCAGATGCTGTTTCAGCATGCCGTGCACTGGTAAATCTTCTTGAAGATCAACCAAGTGAGGAAACTAAAGTAGTGGCACTATGTGCTCTTCAGAACCTTGTGGTGTGTAGCAGATCTAATAAGAGAGCGGTTGCAGAATCTGGTGGTGTTCAAGTTGTGCTGGACCTGATAAACTCTGGCAATCCTGATACATCAGTTCAAGCAGCAATGTTtgttaaacttctcttttctaatCATACTATACAAGAATATGCTTCTAGTGAGACTGTGAGAGCAATTACTG CTGCTATTGAAAAGGATTTATGGGCATCGGGTAGTGTGAATGAGgaatatctaaaatccttaacTGCATTGCTCAGCAATTTTCCACGTCTGAGAGCTTCTGAACCTGCTACATTGAGTATTCCCCATCTGGTAACATCCCTCAAAACTGGTTCAGAGGCAGCTCAAGAAGCAGCATTGGATTCCTTGTTTCTCCTGAGGCAGGCATGGTCTGCATGCCCCActgaagttttcaaagctcaatcAGTTGCTGCATCAGAAGCTATTCCATTATTGCAATTCTTGATTCAGTCTGGCCCACCTCGATTCCAGGAAAAAGCTGAACTTCTCTTGCAGTGTTTACCAGGGACATTAACAGTCACAATAAAACGTGGGAGCAATCTAAAGCAATCAGTGGGAAATCCCAGTGTCTTCTGCAAACTTACACTAGGCAACAATCCACCTAGACTAACAAAG GTGGTGTCGACTGGACCTACACCTGAATGGGATGAGGCTTTTGCTTGGGCTTTTGACAGTCCTCCAAAAGGGCAAAAGCTTCATATTTCTTGCAAGAACAAGAGCAAACTTGGGAAG AGTTCATTTGGAAAAGTGACAATCCAGATTGACCGGGTGGTTATGTTAGGAACAGTTTCTGGAGAGTATACACTACTGCCTGAGAGCAAAAGCGGCCCTCGGAACCTTGAAATTGAATTCCAGTGGTCCAATAAATAA